In the Candidatus Methylomirabilota bacterium genome, GGGGAACGGCCTCGAGGCCCTGCTCCAGGTCAAGCGCGTGCATCCCGACGCCGTGGTGCTCGACCTCATGATGCCGCGCCTCGGCGGGCTCGACGCGATCAAGCGGATCCACGCCTTCGATCGGAAGATCCGCATCCTCGTCATCACCGGCGTCCTGGACGCGGAGCTCCACCGGCGGGCCCGCGC is a window encoding:
- a CDS encoding response regulator gives rise to the protein MATAGKVLVVDDEPDVRDVVGEFLREDGFEVVEAGNGLEALLQVKRVHPDAVVLDLMMPRLGGLDAIKRIHAFDRKIRILVITGVLDAELHRRARA